In one window of Thermovenabulum gondwanense DNA:
- the gltX gene encoding glutamate--tRNA ligase, which yields MEEKVRVRFAPSPTGSLHIGGARTALFNLLFARHNNGTFILRIEDTDTERSTEESVKQIIRSLKWLGLDWDEGPDKGGEYGPYFQSMRLELYSKEAQRLVEEGKAYYCYCTPEELQAKREEALKQGKAPRYDGCCRNLTQEQKEQFEREGRKPVIRLKINEEGQTVVEDIIRGTVIFENSVLDDFIIMKSNGIPTYNFACVVDDHAMKITHVIRAEEHLSNTPKQIKVYEALGYEMPRFAHVPMILAPDRSKLSKRHGATSVEEFRDQGYLPEAIVNYLTLLGWSPEGNEEIFGMDKAIKEFTLERVNKTAAIYDVKKLTWINGHYLRELDGGYITDQTIPFLIKKGIIEEKEVEKNYDYIKEAVMLSRDRARTLEELADMISFFIRDFDDYEEKGVKKHFEDIKTAELLERTAQKLEGIVEFSKENVELKIRELAEEMGIKAAEIIHPTRLAVTGRTVGPGLFEILALLGREKTVERLKKAALWIKNRI from the coding sequence ATGGAAGAAAAGGTTAGGGTAAGATTTGCGCCAAGCCCTACAGGAAGCTTACATATTGGCGGCGCAAGGACTGCGCTTTTTAATCTATTGTTTGCAAGGCACAATAACGGTACTTTTATACTTCGCATAGAGGATACAGATACGGAAAGGTCTACGGAAGAATCCGTAAAACAAATAATAAGGTCCTTGAAATGGCTTGGGCTTGATTGGGACGAAGGCCCCGATAAAGGCGGGGAATACGGGCCCTATTTTCAGTCCATGAGGCTGGAACTTTATAGTAAGGAAGCACAAAGGCTTGTGGAGGAGGGAAAGGCCTATTACTGCTATTGTACGCCGGAAGAGCTGCAGGCAAAAAGAGAAGAGGCATTAAAGCAGGGTAAGGCTCCCAGGTACGATGGCTGCTGCAGAAATTTAACCCAGGAGCAAAAGGAGCAGTTTGAAAGGGAAGGCAGGAAGCCGGTTATCAGGTTAAAAATAAATGAAGAAGGACAAACCGTAGTGGAAGATATTATAAGAGGGACGGTAATATTCGAAAATTCCGTCCTGGATGACTTTATTATAATGAAATCCAACGGAATTCCCACCTATAACTTCGCCTGTGTGGTGGATGACCATGCCATGAAAATTACCCATGTAATAAGGGCGGAAGAACACCTATCCAATACCCCAAAGCAGATAAAAGTTTACGAAGCCTTAGGTTATGAGATGCCCAGGTTTGCCCACGTTCCGATGATCCTGGCTCCTGATAGAAGCAAACTGAGCAAGAGGCACGGAGCTACATCGGTAGAGGAATTTCGCGATCAGGGGTATTTACCCGAGGCTATTGTAAATTACCTTACCCTTTTAGGATGGTCGCCGGAGGGTAATGAAGAAATATTCGGGATGGATAAAGCTATAAAGGAATTCACCTTAGAAAGGGTAAACAAAACCGCTGCCATATATGATGTAAAAAAACTCACATGGATAAACGGCCACTACTTGAGGGAATTAGACGGGGGATATATTACTGACCAGACTATACCCTTTTTAATAAAGAAGGGGATCATTGAAGAAAAAGAAGTTGAGAAAAATTACGACTACATAAAGGAAGCGGTGATGCTTTCCAGGGATAGAGCGCGAACCCTGGAAGAATTGGCGGATATGATTTCGTTTTTCATTAGAGATTTCGATGATTACGAAGAAAAGGGTGTTAAAAAACATTTTGAAGACATAAAAACTGCGGAGCTTTTGGAAAGGACGGCTCAAAAACTGGAAGGGATTGTAGAGTTCTCAAAGGAAAACGTGGAGTTAAAGATAAGAGAATTGGCTGAAGAAATGGGTATAAAAGCTGCAGAAATCATACATCCAACAAGGCTTGCTGTAACCGGACGCACAGTAGGCCCAGGACTTTTCGAGATACTCGCCCTTCTTGGAAGGGAAAAGACCGTAGAAAGACTGAAAAAGGCAGCTTTGTGGATAAAAAACAGAATTTAA